Genomic segment of Bacteroidales bacterium:
TGCTGGCTGATTCCGCAAACACCTATAAACATTGTGAGCGCAATAAATACAACACTATATGGCAAAGACTCAGCTGCACGATCAAGACCTAATGGTAAGGCATCATAAATGACCATTAAACTTAGCACAAGCGAATAAAGGCCAAATGATAATGAAAGCAATACCAGCCATTTGATTTTGCTATTCCTGGGATATACAAAGCACTTGTAAATCACATCCTTATTGCGTATCAGCAAACTAAGAATTTTATATGTGTAAAAGAAAAACTGAAGAAGAAGCAATAAAAGGGATAAATTCTTAAAAAACGCTGGCTTTGCTGATGCGTTGATATTGTGGGTGAGATCTGCGTAATTAATAAAAACAAGCAATGCATTTAAGGCTGCTATAAATATTGCAGGTGCAAAATGAAGGAATTCTTTGCGGTCTATATTGAACTTAGCTGATACCAGTGATCTGAAATATAAATATATCAATGGCATCAGGAATAAGAAACCCCCGGGAAGGATCAAAAGAAAGAAATCGCCTAATAGTGGCCTGCCGGTTTGACGGAACATGAAAGCCATAAACACAATGCCCGAGAATAGCATAAACAGGGAAAGATAACGCTTGGGCCTGCTTTGTGTCCACTTACCATAGAAATAGAGTAGTAGCGAAAAAAGAAAAGATTGATAAACAAGAATTACATAAACCCACTTAGTATGAGCCTCAGTAAAGAGTAATAATTCTTTAAGCATATCTGGTAGTAGTTTTCTCCTGATGGATGGATATTCATTTCCCGGTGTAAAAATACAGTAATTATTAATTACGATCAAAATACAATGTATAAGTGAAGCAGTTTATTTATTATTCGTAGGATTTTTACAGGAATTCGTAAAATAAATTGACTATATCTCAGCAGTAAATTTTCAATTTGACGCCTAAATTGCCTCATAGATATCGATAAAAATAAGCTGAAAGGTTTAGTATTGTGGTCAGAAATCATCTTTTTAAGCGCTGAGTCATTTCCTAAAGGTTGCAAGGGCTGATTTTCGTTGATTTTTGGCCTTGGTTTAAATAGAGAAGACAATAAAAATGAGCATTTTGTGAAAATCCTCACCATATTTGGTACATAATAATGTAATATTTCGGCCATCCTGCCTGTCTCATTTGTCCTCCAGATCTTTTTATTGATTGTTTTGACCTCATATTTAAGATGTTATGTTTATGCTCTTATTTATTGCAAAAAACCTCACAATGATTTGAGCAATAATAATTCAGTAGCGACGTTTTTTGACGAACAAAGGCAATGTGGGGACTAGCCTTAATCTTACTCAAAGTTCATAATTTTTACTACCTACTGATCGGATGCTTAAGGTGTTGCGTTACCTGTAATCAGGAATTCTGCCTGTTAATAAATCCGATTAATCTCATTAAACTATCACTCTTAGCTAAACCTTGTTGGTTTTGCTTTGTTTTCTTAAACAAAATTATTGGGCAGAATTAAAGTCCGTCACTTTTTATACAGGCTATCAGCTTATAAAGGTTCTGCACTATAAAAAAGACTGGATGTATAAAGAAATACTAATCACTCTGATCTTAAGTATTTTGCTTTTTGCAAATACCACCAATATAGTTGCGCAGCAAGGATCTAACACCTCGGGTAACGATGCCAGCGGCGCCGGTGGAGAATTCAGTTATTCCATCGGGCAAACAGACTATCGCTACTACTTCTCTTCACAAGGAAGTTTGCAATTGGGCTTGCAGCATGGATGGCCTGAAACCAGGGAAGCTTTACAATGTGCGAATGGAATTGCTGAAAATCATGTGTATTCATATGAATCGCTTTGCTATAATGCTGTTGAAACTCTTACTATTGCTGGCGATGGCAAGCAGTTTTTTGTTGAACCTGGCGGTCATGTTGATCTCGTTGCAGGCAAGAGTATTCTCCTGAAAGAAGGCACAACCATAAAACCGGGAGGTAGTCTTCATGCCTGGATTACCACTGACGGCAGCTATTGCACTGACACTATCAGCATTCTCGTTACATGCAACCTTGAAATTCCAAGCCAGATTATTACAGAAAATGAAACACTTTGCTTCAGCGCTATTGAAACAGTTGTGGTTGCTGGTGCTGGGAAATACTTTATTGTTGAACCTGGAGCCCATGTTGATATCATAGCTGGCCAAAGTATTCTTTTTAAAGATGGTACGACAATCGAAGCGGGCGGTAGCCTTCATGCCTGGATCACAACTGACGAAACTTACTGCAGTGATCCTGAAGACTTACTAGCAGCCGCTATTGAAGAAGAAGAAATCCCGGTTAGCCAACTTGAACCTGAACCAAATACAACCTTTTTCAAAGTCTTTCCCAACCCCACTACAGGAGATTTCACACTTGAATTGTTGGATTACAATGAATTTTCAACAGTCACAGTCGAAATCTTTACCATACAGGGTTTACTTATCAGTAACACCCAATTGCCCACTGGCAAATTATTCAACTTTAGTCTTGCCGAAAGACAACCGGGAATTTATTTAATCAGGGTTTTAAGAGATAAAGAAGTTAGTATTGGTAAGATTACTAAGCGATGATAATTTTTAATTGAGATATTATGAATCGAATAGCAGCCGAAAAACAGGACTCAATTCTCACAGAAAAGGAACAATGTTAGTCCGTTAATTTACCTGGATTATACCTTATTGAAATAGTAATGAAGATTATTTATAAAACCTAACTAAGAAATTTGTACCGATTTGCGGCATCATTAAAATTTGAAAACCAATTAATTGTGTGTGTTTTAGTGAAAGTGCCTATCATATTGATGCTCAACCCAGAAAATAAATATTGAAGTTATGAGAAAGTTAATTGTTTTTATATGCCTCACTTCGTTGGTTCTAAGTGTAATAGCTCAAGCGCCTCAAGGCATCAGCCACCAGTTGGTGATTCGAAATAATTTTAACAGGTTAGTAACCAATGCTCCTGTCGGAATTAAGGTGAGCATACTTCAGGGC
This window contains:
- a CDS encoding helix-turn-helix domain-containing protein; amino-acid sequence: MLKELLLFTEAHTKWVYVILVYQSFLFSLLLYFYGKWTQSRPKRYLSLFMLFSGIVFMAFMFRQTGRPLLGDFFLLILPGGFLFLMPLIYLYFRSLVSAKFNIDRKEFLHFAPAIFIAALNALLVFINYADLTHNINASAKPAFFKNLSLLLLLLQFFFYTYKILSLLIRNKDVIYKCFVYPRNSKIKWLVLLSLSFGLYSLVLSLMVIYDALPLGLDRAAESLPYSVVFIALTMFIGVCGISQQELKISVSRLMLIEPLKQETPEITLNQPVTSHISNGNGNGNGNGHSQQLSEKKKEELISQIETIMSEKAYRDPHCSIDVIAKKIGSNSKYVSQVINDKLGCSFTNYVNDLRIREAQKILSERKSERYSIEGVGIMVGFQSKSTFNTQFKKFTSMTPTEFLKTVKG
- a CDS encoding T9SS type A sorting domain-containing protein; this encodes MYKEILITLILSILLFANTTNIVAQQGSNTSGNDASGAGGEFSYSIGQTDYRYYFSSQGSLQLGLQHGWPETREALQCANGIAENHVYSYESLCYNAVETLTIAGDGKQFFVEPGGHVDLVAGKSILLKEGTTIKPGGSLHAWITTDGSYCTDTISILVTCNLEIPSQIITENETLCFSAIETVVVAGAGKYFIVEPGAHVDIIAGQSILFKDGTTIEAGGSLHAWITTDETYCSDPEDLLAAAIEEEEIPVSQLEPEPNTTFFKVFPNPTTGDFTLELLDYNEFSTVTVEIFTIQGLLISNTQLPTGKLFNFSLAERQPGIYLIRVLRDKEVSIGKITKR